CGGCAAATAACGGGTCTATCCAATCGATCGTTTCCAAAAATTCCCGCAATGCCGGTGCTGGTATCGTAAAACCGGGGATTACCGGATAACCCCTCTGCACCAAGAAGCTTAAGTAAAACGCTTTTTCACCCACTTCGGAGCGAGCGGCTGGTTGAATTTGGTCAAGCCAGAGTAAGTCATCCACGGATTTGTACAACAAAGTGCTATCTATATTTAATTTCTTAATATTTATTTTCTCTTTATATTCGATCGCTTTTCCTTAACAAGCAGCATAATCTTTCTATACATGGCATAAAATATTCGGTGCTCGACTTACTTCAGGACAATTCGAGCGGTAGATTTGGTTTATTGGTAAGGATTTCCAGGTTAGAAGGCCGGAGAGTGACGATCTTATTCTTGTTTTAGAAGCATTAGCAATGTAATTTGCTTGTAATTGGTTCTTTCCTCACTTTGATACGGGAGAAATATTTTCAATGCTAAGACCGCTTAATTTTTTCTTGATTTTCTTAACTTGTTTAGCGCTGGTTTTATTCAGCTTGCAGAACACCGAACCTGTCACGATTAAACTTGTTAATGGGATTGACATAAAAGCACCTTTGTGCATAGAAACGATCGGCACATTGGGGTTGGGAGCTTTTTTGGCGTGGCTTTTTAGCGTCTGGGCTAGATTTTCGCGATCGGTTGACGCTTGGAAACTCAACCGGGAACTGCGCCAAAAAAATAGCAAAATCCAACAACTAGAAAAAGACCTCGAACAATACAAAGTAGAAACAACCGAAAAAAAAGCCGAACTACCACCCGCCTCTGAACCACTGACAGAAGCAACTTCAAGCAACGTAAGTTAAACTGGCTCGATAATAGTAGGGTGTGGGATGGAGGGGCGCACCGATGTGGGATACTCCTGACGCTCCAGCAAATTTTTTACTTCATCCTTCATCCTTCATCCTTTTCCCCTGCACCCCTACCCCTGCACCTAATCAATGAACGGACAAGCTTATCCGAAGGACACTCCAGCCGCATATGCGATCGCGTTATTAATCGATCTAGCCCAACGGGGAGAAATCGACCCTTGGGACGTACAGGTAATTGAAGTAATCGATCGCTGTTTGAGCGAACTGATCGCTTTAACGGAAATCCAGCCAGGAGTAGGTATTGCCGACTTATCCCAATCCGGACAAGCTTTTGTCGATGCGTCCCTGCTGGTACTACTCAAAGCCAACACCTTAGAGCAGTTGAATGCAGAAGAAGAAAATAGCGACTCTAATCAACCAGAGGAAGAATGGTTGGATGGGGAAGACTGGGAAAGCGAAACTGGATTACCCAGAAATTTGGAGCGACAGCTAAGGCGACGCCCATCCGCCCAACCTCCTACTTATCGACGAGTTACCCTGCAAGAGTTAATCGAACAATTGCAGTTAGTAGCAGCTGCGATCGAAAAAAAATCACCCCGTACCCGCACCAGCACCAGTCGTTCGCAGTCTCGCACCCAAGTCATGCGAGCAGCTTTAGAGTTAGTTCATCAAGAAAACTCTCTAGAAATTGCTGGCGAACTAGAACAATTTTTGCTAAATTATTATTCCAAGTTAACCGGAGCAGAAAATTGGCTCGATTTAGAGCAATTACTGTTAATCTGGGCGCAGAGAAGAATTAATGAAACAAAAGAGCCAATTATTCCCAATGATAATACAGATACCCAACCACCTGAGATAGAGAGTGATAATTCGGCTCTTTCAGAAGCTTTAAACCATTATCCTTCATTAAAAGCGCAACTACACGATCGGGTGGGCATTTTCTGGGCGCTGCTACTATTGTCCGCACAATCCAAAGTAGAGTTAGTGCAAGAAGAATTTTATCAGGACTTAAAAATTCGCGCTATTTAATAGTAACAGCAACTTAAGCATCTCGCGTATTTCCCGTAAATCCAGGTAAATTGGGAGAATGTTTATAAACTGTCGTATCGTTGGCAGCAGGTTTGTGGGAAACGTCTAGTTTGTTTGAATGCCAGTGTAAGCGTAAAAACTCTGGCTTTCCAAAGACGCTCTAACTCCTGCATCAACCGATCGAATTGTAGTGGTCTAAGGTTGAGAGAAAGATATTTATGAAAGCCATGATTCTGGCGGCTGGCAAAGGTACTCGCGTCCGTCCAATTACTTACACGATTCCGAAGCCTCTGATTCCCATCCTGCAAAAACCCGTGATGGAATTCTTAGTAGAATTGCTTCGCCAGCACGGATTTGACCAAATCATGGTCAATGTCAGCCATTTGGCAGATGAAATTGAAAATTATTTTCGCGACGGGCAGAGGTTTGGCGTCCAAATCGGTTATTCCTTTGAAGGCAGAATTGTGGAAGGTCAGCTAGTAGGTGAAGCGATCGGTTCTGCTGGTGGAATGAAACGCATCCAAGATTTTAATCCTGTCTTTGACGATACCTTTGTGGTGCTGTGTGGAGATGCCTTAATCGATCTAGATTTAGCGGCGGCAGTTAAGTGGCATAAAGAAAAAGGTTCTTTGGCTACCGTAGTCATGAAAGCTGTTCCCAAAGAAGAAGTTTCTAGCTACGGTGTAGTCGTAACCGATGACAATGGCAAAATTAAAGCTTTCCAAGAAAAACCGAAAGTTGAAGAAGCTCTCAGCACTTCCATCAACACCGGGATTTATATTTTTGAACCAGAGATTTTTAATTACATACCCTCTGGTGTTGAATATGACATTGGTAGCCAATTGTTCCCCAAACTAGTGGAAATAGATGCTCCTTTTTATGGAGTAACGATGGATTTCCAATGGGTAGACATTGGAAAAGTACCCGACTATTGGCACGCTATTCGTAGCGTATTGCAGGGAGAAATCAAAAATGTTTCTATTCCTGGAAAAGAAGTTGCACCTGGAGTTTATACCGGGCTAAACGTGGCTGTAAACTGGGATAAAGTGGAAATTCAAGGGCCAGTTTATATTGGTGCGATGACTCGCATTGAAGATGGGGCAAAAATTATTGGCCCGACGATGATCGGCCCTAACTGTTGGGTCTGTAAGGGGGCAACAGTTGATAATAGCATCATTTTTGAGTATTCTCGGCTCGGGCCGGGTGTACGCTTAGTGGACAAACTAGTGTTCGGGCGCTATTGCGTAGATAAAACTGGCGCTACCATTGACGTACAAGCCGCTGCACTAGACTGGTTGATTACGGATGCGCGTCAGGAACCGCCATCTCAACCACCTATAGAACGACAAGCGATCGCCGAACTGCTCGGTACAGAAGGTGCTTAAAAATTAAAAATTTTTCACTTTTGCAGTTGCAGGCAGATCTCTACGATGAAATAAAATCTCGCGATCGCAAGGAGCGGGTTTAACGAAATAGTTTGCCAAATACTAGCATTCAAATTAAACCCGCTTCCACA
This genomic window from Leptolyngbyaceae cyanobacterium contains:
- a CDS encoding LapA family protein, giving the protein MLRPLNFFLIFLTCLALVLFSLQNTEPVTIKLVNGIDIKAPLCIETIGTLGLGAFLAWLFSVWARFSRSVDAWKLNRELRQKNSKIQQLEKDLEQYKVETTEKKAELPPASEPLTEATSSNVS
- a CDS encoding NDP-sugar synthase, which produces MKAMILAAGKGTRVRPITYTIPKPLIPILQKPVMEFLVELLRQHGFDQIMVNVSHLADEIENYFRDGQRFGVQIGYSFEGRIVEGQLVGEAIGSAGGMKRIQDFNPVFDDTFVVLCGDALIDLDLAAAVKWHKEKGSLATVVMKAVPKEEVSSYGVVVTDDNGKIKAFQEKPKVEEALSTSINTGIYIFEPEIFNYIPSGVEYDIGSQLFPKLVEIDAPFYGVTMDFQWVDIGKVPDYWHAIRSVLQGEIKNVSIPGKEVAPGVYTGLNVAVNWDKVEIQGPVYIGAMTRIEDGAKIIGPTMIGPNCWVCKGATVDNSIIFEYSRLGPGVRLVDKLVFGRYCVDKTGATIDVQAAALDWLITDARQEPPSQPPIERQAIAELLGTEGA
- a CDS encoding segregation/condensation protein A translates to MNGQAYPKDTPAAYAIALLIDLAQRGEIDPWDVQVIEVIDRCLSELIALTEIQPGVGIADLSQSGQAFVDASLLVLLKANTLEQLNAEEENSDSNQPEEEWLDGEDWESETGLPRNLERQLRRRPSAQPPTYRRVTLQELIEQLQLVAAAIEKKSPRTRTSTSRSQSRTQVMRAALELVHQENSLEIAGELEQFLLNYYSKLTGAENWLDLEQLLLIWAQRRINETKEPIIPNDNTDTQPPEIESDNSALSEALNHYPSLKAQLHDRVGIFWALLLLSAQSKVELVQEEFYQDLKIRAI